GGCGTGTCGAAGCACAATGCCGCTTCCAGCGGCCCGATCCGGTCGGCGAGCGCGGCACGCGTTTCCACGGCGAGATTATTGATGCCGCAGTGTTCTACCGCATCGAGCAGCAGCGGGTACCCCGCCGTATCGTCCGGTTGGGGCGGCAGATGCGGGCAATCCGTGACGGTCAGGCGCGTGCCGCTGCGCAGCGTGCGTACGGAGCCGCTGCCGGTGAAGACCAGCGCGCGGACCTCGATCGCTTCCATCACCTGTTCGGCGACGCGCTGCGCGCTGGCCGCGTCCGGCGCCAGCGACAGGCTGACTGAAAAATAGGGATCCGGGCTCACGGCACGGCCGGAAAAGACGCCGTAGCGCGACGGCGCATGCCCACGGATCGCGCGCTTGGCTTCCGGGTCCCAGGCGCTCACTGCCACGCCGCCGACCGCGGCACGCGTCTCACAGATCAACTGCTGGATCGCATCGGCCGATTCCTGGCTATGCGCACGGTGGTAGCGGATGCCGCCGCCGGCCGCAGATTCGGGGTCTTCCGGCAATTCCGCGCTGTCGGCGAAGATCACCACGGCATGGCCGAAGGGAGATTCGTCGTCTTCCACCACGGTATATCCGAGACCGGCCTCAGCCAGCAGGCGCGACAAGAATTGGTAGTCGGTCTCGCGGAATTGCGCGATGTGGTCGCGTTCACCGAACGCGGCGATGCGGGCTTCGGCTCCGGCGGCGTAACGCCAGTGGGCATACGGCGCATAGTCCTGCAGAACGGCTTCGATGATGCTGTCGAGCGTGCGGTGCTGGAACACCTGGCTGTGGCGCTGCTGCGTGGTCAGCCACAGCCAGGGGATCACGGTCAGGCGATAGCGCGCGAGGCTGCCGTCGGCACCAAGCTTCTCGGCCTGCCGGATCAGGCCGGTGCGGCGTGACTGACCACCGCCGGCAAGCGTAGTCAGCAACGTGACGCGCTGGCCCATCAGACTGTCCAGTGCGATATCGACATTGGCGCTGACCGCAACGACGCGCCATTCGAACAGCGCCGAGATGGCTTCGCGGCCGATCCAGGCTTCGACTGCCAACTCGTCGAGTGGGCCTTCACCCGCCAGCACATAGAGCCGATGAGCCGGGGAATAAGGATTGCGAAACAACGTGCTTACGTCCATACCCGACAACCTCAGTGAGCGGAAGCCAAGTATGCATTTGTGCTCAGATCGGCACGGGTTTCAATCGAACAATTCCTAACCGGAGATGGCTTTTTCGCTGTTTGGGCCCGAATTTTCCCAAGCCGGGCCCCAGTCGAACACCAACAAAAAACCCCGGCAGCCTGGCGGCTCCGGGGTATTCGTTCGAATGACGGGATGTTGCGAAGAATTCTGGTGGACCGAAGGAGGATCGAACTCCCGACCTCTGCATTGCGAACGCAGCGCTCTCCCAGCTGAGCTATCGGCCCGTCGCGGGGGATTGTAACGTACTTGGGCGGCGCGCTTCAATCCTCCGCGCCCCCATGCGTGCTGTTTGCCACATCAGTGCTGTTTGCCACATCACGCCGCGATGCCGGCGTTGCCGTCCATGCCGCGCACGCGCGGCAGGTTCAGCGGGCGCGCGCTGACTTCGCGGGTGCTGCGCAGCCACTGCGCCATCACGTCCCAGACCGGCGCCCCGCCGGCTTCGCGCGCTTCCTCCGCCACCGGGGCCCAGCCGGCCACCTTGTAGGTCTTGCCGGCCTCGAGCGGCTTGCCCGCCAGGCGCAGGTCGGTGATGCGCTTGCCCATGCCGGCGGCGGGATCGATGGTGTACTGCAGGCCGCCGACGCGCACCATGTCGCCGCCTTGCTGGTAGTACGGATCGGGATTGAACAGGTTGTCGGCGACGTCTTCGAGGATGGTCTTGATGGTCGCGCCACTCATCTGCGTCACCGTGGTGTACGGATAGGTGATGGCGGTCTGGTCCATCAGGTGCTCCATGGTGATGGCCTGCCCCGGCAGCAGCGTGGTGCCCCAGCGGAAACCGGGCGAGAACGCGATCTGCGCGCCCTGCACCTGCATCAGGCCGTCGAGGATCAGCTGGTCGAAGGTGCCGTTGAAATTGCCGCGGCGGTACAGCAGGCCACGGTTGACGGCGAGGACTTCGGACAGCTTCTTTTCATACGGCGCCCGTACCTTTTGGATCAGCGCATCCATGGCCGGATCGGCCGGCAGATAGTTGGCGAAGACCGGCAGCAGCCGGTAGCGGAAGTCGGCGACCTTGCCGTTCCTGACGTCGAAATCGAGCACGCCGAGGAACTTGCCGTTGGAGCCCGCATTGGTCACCAGCGTGGTGCCCCCGGCGTTCTTCACCGCCACCGGCGCGGGCACGCCGTCATGGGTGTGGCCGCCGAGGATGGCGTCGAGGCCGCGCACGCGCGAGGCCAGTTTCAGGTCGACGTCCATGCCGTTGTGCGACAGCAGCACCACCGCCTGCGCGCCCTTGCCGCGCGCGGCGTCGATGACCTGCTGCAGGTTCTCTTCCTGAATGCCGAAGGTCCAGTCCGGCACGAAATAGCGCGGGTTGGCGATCGGGGTGTATGGGAACGCCTGGCCGATGATGGCCACCGGTACGCCGTTGATCTCGCGGATCACGTACGGATCGAACACCGGGTCGCCGAAATCGTTGGTCTTGATGTTCTGCGCCAGGAACGCAACCTTGCCCTTGAAGTCCTTGTCGACAATCTCTTTGACGCGCTCGGCGCCCAAGGTCATTTCCCAGTGCGGCGTCATCACGTCCACGCCCAGCGCCAGCGCGGCATCGACCATGTCCTGGCCCCTGGTCCACAGCGCGGTGGCCGAGCCCTGCCAGGTGTCGCCGCCGTCGAGCAGCAGCGCACCCGGGCGACCGGCCTTGAGCCGCTTCACCAGCGTCGCCAGGTGCGCAAACCCGCCGACCTTGCCATAGCGGCGCGCCGCCTCGCTGAAATCGAGATAGGTGAACGCATGCGCCTCGGCGGTACCGGGGCGGATGCCGTAATGGCGCAGCAGCGCCTCGCCGACCAGGTGCGGCGGCTTGCCGGCATAGTCGCCGATGCCGAGGTTGACGTTGGGTTCGCGGAAGTACACCGGCCGCAGCTGCGCATGGCAGTCGGTGAAATGCAGCAGGTGGACGTTGCCGAAGCGCGGCAGGTCGTACATGGCCTCGGCGGCCTGCGCGGCGTGCGCATCCTGGTGGGGGAACGTCATGCCGCCGGCGCCGGCGATGGCCAGCACCTGCAGGAACTCGCGTCGGTTCATGTCTCTTCCTGTGG
This Cupriavidus nantongensis DNA region includes the following protein-coding sequences:
- the soxB gene encoding thiosulfohydrolase SoxB codes for the protein MNRREFLQVLAIAGAGGMTFPHQDAHAAQAAEAMYDLPRFGNVHLLHFTDCHAQLRPVYFREPNVNLGIGDYAGKPPHLVGEALLRHYGIRPGTAEAHAFTYLDFSEAARRYGKVGGFAHLATLVKRLKAGRPGALLLDGGDTWQGSATALWTRGQDMVDAALALGVDVMTPHWEMTLGAERVKEIVDKDFKGKVAFLAQNIKTNDFGDPVFDPYVIREINGVPVAIIGQAFPYTPIANPRYFVPDWTFGIQEENLQQVIDAARGKGAQAVVLLSHNGMDVDLKLASRVRGLDAILGGHTHDGVPAPVAVKNAGGTTLVTNAGSNGKFLGVLDFDVRNGKVADFRYRLLPVFANYLPADPAMDALIQKVRAPYEKKLSEVLAVNRGLLYRRGNFNGTFDQLILDGLMQVQGAQIAFSPGFRWGTTLLPGQAITMEHLMDQTAITYPYTTVTQMSGATIKTILEDVADNLFNPDPYYQQGGDMVRVGGLQYTIDPAAGMGKRITDLRLAGKPLEAGKTYKVAGWAPVAEEAREAGGAPVWDVMAQWLRSTREVSARPLNLPRVRGMDGNAGIAA